In a single window of the Anguilla rostrata isolate EN2019 chromosome 4, ASM1855537v3, whole genome shotgun sequence genome:
- the tsen15 gene encoding tRNA-splicing endonuclease subunit Sen15, whose protein sequence is MDRREVAESEVVERSEGQLAANWMLQHPKYRELMNLDVGDSAQVYAAFLVYLDLKEVRQWREVTSRGSSELQLVFLEGREREGERAQVILPLPAHRTLSHRWVRSLFREKPGEGLAAAMLLCVVASDSSLVYQRLCPGLLTPDPPVGIEDQGRRQHRKRRLR, encoded by the exons ATGGACAGGAGAGAAGTTGCAGAGTCGGAGGTTGTAGAAAGAAGTGAGGGACAGCTGGCCGCTAACTGGATGTTACAACACCCAAAG TACCGAGAACTGATGAATCTGGATGTGGGAGACAGCGCCCAAGTCTACGCCGCGTTCCTCGTTTATCTTGACCTCAAGGAGG TGCGGCAGTGGCGCGaggtgaccagcagggggagcagcgAGCTGCAGCTGGTGTTcctggaggggagagagagggagggcgagcGGGCCCAGGTTATCCTGCCCTTGCCGGCGCACAGGACGCTCAGTCACCGATG ggtgcgGTCCCTGTTTCGTGAGAAGCCAGGTGAGGGCCTGGCGGCCGCCATGCTGCTGTGCGTCGTGGCGTCGGACTCCAGCCTGGTGTACCAGCGGCTCTGCCCAGGCCTgctgacccccgacccccccgtgGGGATCGAGGACCAGGGGCGCCGGCAGCATCGAAAGAGGAGGCTGCGTTGA